The Anopheles moucheti chromosome 3, idAnoMoucSN_F20_07, whole genome shotgun sequence genome contains the following window.
CACTCATACAGTACTTTACAAAATACTTTCATTGTATCATCCCTATAGCTCCCGGCTTCCCACATTTTCTAAGAACCACTATATCCCATAAAATGATCACATTTGATTTGCATTTTCCCAAACCCCGTGCCCCCGTGTGAACCGTCCCGATTCCCTTCCCACCATTATTAGTCCATCTCCTACCTTTTTTACTCCTGCCCGAAACCTTCAGTCTCTTCGATCGCATAGTTTAGTTTCTCCACCAGCTGATCGTAGCTCTTGTACGGTGGCAGATCCAACCGATTAAAACATGTGTGCGATCGTGGCAGCCACGTGTCCTTGCCCACCTTCTCGATGCAGAAGCGCTGGGGACCGTTTGAACCCATCAGCTCGGCAAAACCTCCGACCGGAACGCGACAAGTGCCGGTAACGAATTGCAACAAACGGGCACGTTTCTCATTGTCCGTTTCACGAACAAACTGTAGATGTAATAGAAACATTTTGCATATTACTGCATTACGTACTCCAACAAAAGACAAATGTATTTACTTACCTGCCAGAACCAAACGACCTGTTTGCTATTACGGTTATAATGACGATAAATTGAATTGCGTTGCCAATCGTCCACATCGATCTCTTGCATTCCGCACAGCATCAGCTCCAGTTCGCGCTCGTCAAAGTATTTCAACCACTCAAGCGGGACCACTTCATTGAACCCGTCTAGGAACGTTTTTGTCTGCTCCTCAATGCCCCtagaattaaaatatttaaatatttcatgaaagtAGTTTATGCAAAGCAGATAAAACATCCGCTACTAAGTAAGGTGCGCTTTGGAATCAATTGAGCTGACAGAAGATTTTTGCCACAAATACTGTTTAGTTATTGCACGATAGTATAGAGAACTATATATATAGAGAGAACTTCGAGATGACGGTGTGTTCCAAATGTCTTGCAATAACCGTTGGAAAATTGCTTTCGAAGGTTCAATTTTCGACTAAGAATTAGGGATTAGCAAGCATAAGGAagactaaaaataaaaaaaaatgactgAGTGACTAATCTTTTAAAATTATCATACAAATAGCGCATCTTTAAAGAAACGGACGTTACTACATTGCGCACAACAACATTGAACCCGTACGTCACTCACCTCGTCATTCGCCACTCAGTCATGAGCGAGATGTATTCTTCCTTGTTCTCCTCCGTTACCCGTTCCTTATCGCCGTTATCCTTCAGCTCGTGATGAATGATCTGTCCCAGCACCTCGAAATCGACGCTGAACCACAACTCCAACCCGCACTCGTCGATATTGTTGTCTCGCACCCATATCAGCGAATTGTAAAACTCCGGATCGATCGTTTCGATGTCTTTGGTCGTTAGCTTCTTGTTCAGCATGCGCTTGTAGAACGGCATGGTGAAGCCGGAATAGATGAACCGCCCATGATACAGGGCCATCGCGATGAAACGTCCAATGAATTTGAAGTACTGCAGGTGATCCGGATTTACGTAGCTGGCCGGGTTAATCTGCAGGCtgtagttgtttttgttagcGTACTCAAACAGGCAGTACATCGGGTTGAGCACTTCGTGCGAAAGCAGGAAAAACCACTCCCGTGACACACCACCATAATCCAGACCTTCCTCACCGCGGAAAATAATGTACAATCGGCGCCTCAGCTCGTACGCAGGCAAACGCATAATCTGGTGATACGAATCCTCGAACAGCGTTTGTCGCGTAAGCGTAATTTTAATGTGTGACGCAAGCGCATTACTCTGACACAAATACCGGAACTGGCTGAGCTTCCAGCGGAATGATCGTTCGTATGCCTTCGGCACACCGTAAACACCCTTCGCACCCTTCGGCGCGCCGGGCCGTGGATCCTCAAAGGTGGTTTTACGATTATTATGATCGACGAAGAATCGTTCCCCGTTGGCCGTGTAGCGAATTTCCCAACCCGGCGGTAGTGGACCTTCCGCTAACATGCTCACCTCCTGACCCTGGGTCCGTGGATCCTCCCACTGGGTGGTGCGATTTTTATGATTCACAAAGTACACCCGATTGTCCGGCTGGACACGCTTTTCCCATCCGTCCGGCAGGGGGCCAAGGCCATCGTCTTCTTCGTGGGCTACCGAGATCGAGTTCGATTGTTGCGCGTGCTGCGGATACAGGAACCGCTGATTGCCTTGTGAGATGATGTGTTGCCGTTGACCCTGCCAGTGCTGGAAGTGCATTAACCGCTCGCTGTTTGGCCGTTGCCAAGTGGTAGTACGTGTGTTATGGTCGACGTAGTACACGCGTCCGCGTGGATCGCGCCGTTGTTCCCAGCCGGCCGGTAAAGGTTGTGGTTTCTCCCAGTATGTCGAGCGGGTGTTATGATCGACGTAATACCGCCGACCGAATTTATCCACACGCATTTCCCAACCCGCCGGTAGGGGTTCGTCGTCTATTggattttgctgctgctgttgctgatgctgcagaATGATTTGCTGATCAGTTAAGCTTCCTCCCATCGGCATCGGCATACCGGCGGCTCCATTTACACCACCAGGGCTGCCCCCGGCAACTGGGAGCAAGGCAGTGCTCGTATGGCCACCGCCCGGTACACCGTTGATGAGTCCTTCCTGCGAGGAGTTCGAATAAACTGGTCCCAACCGTGTATGTGATCCCGCCATCGAGGATGCTACCGGTGATACATTCTGCTGATCCCAGTTAATGCCA
Protein-coding sequences here:
- the LOC128302143 gene encoding E3 ubiquitin-protein ligase Su(dx) isoform X2, with product MDDGTIHQLIVIIEHATFRSNGFLKPNPYVEFSIDGKTSRKTDIIKNTNTPKWNERFTSIVSPGSVLHFRVLDHSSFRKDSLLGQQTVELAGILRHYNGVLELLELNMDLLIDGTGSSKASEPRQPVKAGELVVVLDGLKIDMRNLVGAGGTGAMRNNESASSSTSMVNGNALTVGSTELAQNGAHYHTLRSSILNGGIRARMRLRGTGSSASQQLQPPPPSSSGAGGIMNHALVPSSSSSSSSSATVHQSQHSPASHASQSNNSTSNNATSSDCVPSFNEFSIAAGSYGMGNGVMTAGSSPNGGTGSLTTGATSSSTGAIRRSGINWDQQNVSPVASSMAGSHTRLGPVYSNSSQEGLINGVPGGGHTSTALLPVAGGSPGGVNGAAGMPMPMGGSLTDQQIILQHQQQQQQNPIDDEPLPAGWEMRVDKFGRRYYVDHNTRSTYWEKPQPLPAGWEQRRDPRGRVYYVDHNTRTTTWQRPNSERLMHFQHWQGQRQHIISQGNQRFLYPQHAQQSNSISVAHEEDDGLGPLPDGWEKRVQPDNRVYFVNHKNRTTQWEDPRTQGQEVSMLAEGPLPPGWEIRYTANGERFFVDHNNRKTTFEDPRPGAPKGAKGVYGVPKAYERSFRWKLSQFRYLCQSNALASHIKITLTRQTLFEDSYHQIMRLPAYELRRRLYIIFRGEEGLDYGGVSREWFFLLSHEVLNPMYCLFEYANKNNYSLQINPASYVNPDHLQYFKFIGRFIAMALYHGRFIYSGFTMPFYKRMLNKKLTTKDIETIDPEFYNSLIWVRDNNIDECGLELWFSVDFEVLGQIIHHELKDNGDKERVTEENKEEYISLMTEWRMTRGIEEQTKTFLDGFNEVVPLEWLKYFDERELELMLCGMQEIDVDDWQRNSIYRHYNRNSKQVVWFWQFVRETDNEKRARLLQFVTGTCRVPVGGFAELMGSNGPQRFCIEKVGKDTWLPRSHTCFNRLDLPPYKSYDQLVEKLNYAIEETEGFGQE
- the LOC128302143 gene encoding E3 ubiquitin-protein ligase Su(dx) isoform X1 — translated: MDDGTIHQLIVIIEHATFRSNGFLKPNPYVEFSIDGKTSRKTDIIKNTNTPKWNERFTSIVSPGSVLHFRVLDHSSFRKDSLLGQQTVELAGILRHYNGVLELLELNMDLLIDGTGSSKASEPRQPVKAGELVVVLDGLKIDMRNLVGAGGTGAMRNNESASSSTSMVNGNAQLTVGSTELAQNGAHYHTLRSSILNGGIRARMRLRGTGSSASQQLQPPPPSSSGAGGIMNHALVPSSSSSSSSSATVHQSQHSPASHASQSNNSTSNNATSSDCVPSFNEFSIAAGSYGMGNGVMTAGSSPNGGTGSLTTGATSSSTGAIRRSGINWDQQNVSPVASSMAGSHTRLGPVYSNSSQEGLINGVPGGGHTSTALLPVAGGSPGGVNGAAGMPMPMGGSLTDQQIILQHQQQQQQNPIDDEPLPAGWEMRVDKFGRRYYVDHNTRSTYWEKPQPLPAGWEQRRDPRGRVYYVDHNTRTTTWQRPNSERLMHFQHWQGQRQHIISQGNQRFLYPQHAQQSNSISVAHEEDDGLGPLPDGWEKRVQPDNRVYFVNHKNRTTQWEDPRTQGQEVSMLAEGPLPPGWEIRYTANGERFFVDHNNRKTTFEDPRPGAPKGAKGVYGVPKAYERSFRWKLSQFRYLCQSNALASHIKITLTRQTLFEDSYHQIMRLPAYELRRRLYIIFRGEEGLDYGGVSREWFFLLSHEVLNPMYCLFEYANKNNYSLQINPASYVNPDHLQYFKFIGRFIAMALYHGRFIYSGFTMPFYKRMLNKKLTTKDIETIDPEFYNSLIWVRDNNIDECGLELWFSVDFEVLGQIIHHELKDNGDKERVTEENKEEYISLMTEWRMTRGIEEQTKTFLDGFNEVVPLEWLKYFDERELELMLCGMQEIDVDDWQRNSIYRHYNRNSKQVVWFWQFVRETDNEKRARLLQFVTGTCRVPVGGFAELMGSNGPQRFCIEKVGKDTWLPRSHTCFNRLDLPPYKSYDQLVEKLNYAIEETEGFGQE